A stretch of Gossypium hirsutum isolate 1008001.06 chromosome A06, Gossypium_hirsutum_v2.1, whole genome shotgun sequence DNA encodes these proteins:
- the LOC107961630 gene encoding probable serine/threonine-protein kinase PBL12 codes for MTVKKITWKSLMLSCYNSKDIISPSDSGEKDSKPCQFQRLSMSDVSDRSSPLSVDDLSTSLLGSNLHVFTFAELRLITHNFARCNLLGEGGFGPVYKGFIDDKLRPGLKAQPVAVKALDLYGLQGHREWLAEIIFLGQLRHPHLVKLIGYCYEEDNRVLVYEYMPRGSLENQLFRRYSAPLPWSARMKIALAAAKGLAFLHEADKPVIFRDFKSSNILLDSDYNCKLSDFGLAKDGPEGEQTHVTTRVMGTQGYAAPEYIMTGHLTTMSDVYSFGVVLLELLTGKRSVDNSRPGREQSLVEWARPLLRDPKKLDKLIDARLERQFSNKGAQKVAALAYKCLSHQPKPRPSMGDVVKILDSVQGFEDEFVGPFVYVVPNETDGDKELFTTKDCGVEKHELHRCGWRNDQIASFFGS; via the exons ATGACAGTGAAGAAGATTACATGGAAATCTCTCATGTTAAGCTGTTACAATAGCAAGGACATCATCTCTCCATCTGATTCAGGGGAGAAGGATTCGAAACCATGTCAATTCCAAAGACTATCAATGTCCGACGTAAGTGATCGCAGCTCGCCACTCTCTGTCGACGATCTCTCGACCTCTCTACTCGGCTCAAATCTTCATGTGTTTACCTTTGCGGAGCTAAGACTAATAACCCATAATTTCGCACGCTGTAATCTGCTCGGTGAAGGAGGGTTCGGACCGGTTTACAAAGGTTTCATTGATGACAAGCTTAGGCCTGGATTGAAGGCTCAGCCGGTTGCTGTCAAGGCACTGGACTTGTATGGCTTGCAGGGTCATAGGGAGTGGCTG GCTGAAATAATCTTTCTTGGTCAACTACGGCATCCTCATCTGGTTAAGTTGATTGGATATTGTTATGAAGAAGATAACAGAGTTTTAGTGTATGAATATATGCCAAGAGGAAGCTTAGAAAATCAACTCTTTAGAA GGTATTCAGCTCCCTTACCATGGTCTGCTAGGATGAAAATTGCCTTGGCAGCAGCAAAGGGCCTGGCTTTCCTACATGAAGCTGATAAACCAGTAATATTTCGGGACTTTAAATCTTCAAACATCTTGTTAGACTCT GATTACAATTGCAAACTATCGGATTTCGGGTTAGCAAAGGATGGTCCAGAAGGCGAACAGACTCATGTAACGACCCGAGTTATGGGCACACAAGGATATGCAGCTCCAGAGTATATCATGACTG GTCATTTGACAACAATGAGTGATGTGTACAGCTTTGGAGTGGTTCTCTTAGAGTTACTAACAGGGAAACGATCTGTGGACAATAGCCGGCCCGGTCGAGAGCAGAGCCTTGTGGAATGGGCAAGGCCATTATTAAGGGACCCTAAGAAGCTTGATAAGCTAATAGATGCTAGACTTGAGAGACAATTTTCCAACAAGGGGGCTCAAAAGGTGGCTGCGTTGGCATACAAATGCTTGAGCCACCAACCAAAGCCAAGGCCTAGCATGGGCGATGTGGTCAAGATCCTGGACTCTGTTCAGGGGTTTGAGGATGAATTTGTTGGACCTTTTGTTTATGTGGTGCCAAATGAAACCGATGGTGACAAGGAGTTGTTTACGACCAAGGATTGCGGTGTAGAAAAACACGAACTACATCGTTGTGGTTGGCGAAATGATCAAATTGCCTCTTTCTTTGGTAGCTAA